Within Anopheles nili chromosome 3, idAnoNiliSN_F5_01, whole genome shotgun sequence, the genomic segment gaaaattgtGAGAAAACAAAGAGGTAAAGGAAAGCGAACATAaatttccacacaaaaaagatacataaaatacaaccaaGTTGCCTTTCGGTTCGAATATGTTTTATCAATTTCATGAATAATTTTATGCTCCATCTGTTCACCGAAGCGTAAAGCGATCGTACGCGCTTAAACTCTTCGCAAACTATCGATAACGTGTAACACGCACCCCGCTAGTCCTACAAAACCCACAAGTCCTCGTCTGTTCTACAAGACGTCTGCTCCATTACATTCATTTCATCTCGCCTTTCGACACCCGGAGCTGGTCGACTTACCAGTGCATTGGCGTTTAGGGTGACAGTCTACGTGGCCAAAAAGAACGCACACTAGCAGCAGGGTCACTACTCCTTCGCTGGTTCCATGCTGCGCCTTATGGCCACCCTGATCCATCCCCACCACGCAAGGACATCACCAACCGTGGCTTTGGACGACGCAGcggcaaaacaaatcaatgctATTCAAAGCGGAAAAACTATCGTCACAGTTGGCTGATGAAAATGGCACTCTGGCGGGAAGGCACTCGTTCCCTTCGGATGCCACATGGTACCCCTCATCCCACCTCATCCCCCAAAAACATCGAGCTAATCTGGCTGATGGCACCGTCGGAGTGCCAAAGCGGTGTGCTCGATATCGATCGTAGTACTACTTTCAGTTTCGCGACGTCGCTCGAGAGTAGGACAATCGAGCAgtcaattttattattttctaccCCGTCTAGCGTTAGCAGCTCACCCCTAGCAAAGGCGAGTGGCCACGCGCTGTAAAAAGGGGGGAAACTATAAAATTTAGTTGCCTGTTTGTCGGTGCCATTTCTGATACGGAGCACCATGGGCACGATCTGTTGGGTACGCAACGCCCCACGGGTACATGCACCATCGACGGGCCCAATGCTACGATGTTCAATGTGCTGGTTATTGATCGtttgagcttctttttttttttactcggcGAACCGAACAACACCCTTACTGCTCACGAAGGAAGCGCATAAAACATGTCCCCAGTTGTAAAGCTCGTTCGGTtagtttgtttccttttttgcaccGGAAGCAAGGGCTTTTCACCGTTCGTGTTCGATGGCTGGTAGTTTGACGTAGCGGTAGCTGAAACCATCGATTCCTATCGATTTCGTTTCCCTCGAACTCGATTCACACTCTTTTTCCACTAAACCAAACATCAATCGGCCTCAAATGCTAATTGTCCACGCTAGggcgcaaataaaaaccaacaaaatagCGCCTAATTCGTGCAGGAAAAACATTTACGATCGTTGCAGGATCTCGTAACCCTGAACCGCGGACCGATGATGCAACAAAAGGGTGCTCTTAAAAGGATTGCCATTGCCGGTTCCATCTAGTGCTGCTTCTCTCACATTGATTTGAATCAAATGCCATCTCGAATGCCGTTTGCAAGCTCGAGTTCCCACGCAGGACATCTGCGAAACTGTCCTCCAAACCGTAAACGGAAGCCCGTACAAGTTCGACCACTCTCCGATTGCTTCCCAAACAAGCCCGACCTTGTACGGTcaacgttttatttatttaactctgtgtgtttgttcctCCGGAAGCCGGAATCTTTTCGCGTTCGTCGTGCCATGTCCCTGTCTCTGGCCCAGAGGTCAGGATCATGCATACGCCCAATATATTGCGGCATACCAGAAGAGACACACATGCCGGCGAATGCCCCTTTGACGTGATCAGGTCCGGCTGTTTGTGCCGGGGACCCTTGGCGAAAGGGCACACCGGAAGCGAGGACGAGCAACAAAGTTATTTAAACGAACCGGACAACAAAAACCCGACCACGGCGTGGGCCGAACCTGGAGCGGAATGTTGAGTGGAACATTTTGGCCCGTTAGCTTTATTAGTTTTCCTATTTACATACTTTGGAGATGCATTTTAAAAATGgccggttcgttcggttcttATTACATTTTTAGCCAGGAGGCAAGGAGGTCCTTTCTGCCTTCCAGTTGATCACAGcagccgagagagagagagagagagagagagagagagagagtgaaaggatGTGAGAGAACATAAAAAACTGACCACAACAAGAAGCAGCAAGCGAGCGTCTGTTTTTAGTTtacgttccgtttccgttatCCCACACAACACCGCAAAGTACGTTTCCCCGGAAGGTCCGGGTATTCGGGTTCGGGAGGTTCGATCGAATTAAAATtgatgatgaataaaaaataataatttcattttgaagCGCACCGGACAGCATCCGACCGTTCGATCGCACGGAACTAATTCgatttgaattcatttttcGGCCCGTCCGTCCAGGGATGACCGCCAGGACTTGTGCCGTTTGTGCCGAAAGTCAAACGGCCACACCGCGCGGCCACCGTACGTCGAATGAATACGAAATCGTACCAAAAAACCGCAACGTGCAGTGGACGGTAAACGGCACAACGAGGCGCTGAACACGCGAAGAAGCaccgtggaaggaaaacgatcAAACACCGGGCCCTTTTAGTTTCGTTTGCTTGTTGGTGCAAGTGGGCAGGGACGCTACCAAAAATCCATATCAATAAATACATTTCAATGTCATCATAATCGTATTAGACATAATCCGGCCTACCTTCCCCTCGGTCAaactgggggaaaaaaagcccgcaAAGGGCTTGGTAAAGGTACGTCCAGGACCGTTCCTCCGTCGCAAAGGCCAACTGGCCGGGTTGTGTTagtctaaaaataaaaaagcttatAAATACGGAAAGACAATCGCATACCGGATCGCTCGGGTGGAATGTTTCCTTTTGCCGGCGTCTTTTCCCACCACACcctgaatgtccttttttgtccttcttccTCGCTCTCAAGGGCTATGCCAGTTTTGGCTCTGCACATACCGAAGGCTGACTATAATCCGTCACTTATGGTACGCCCTTCAGATGGTTTTGGGAAGCTTTTGTGTCCGTTCCTTTGCTTGCCTACTGCGGAGCTTAGATGCGCCGTCGAGATGATTGTTTTACGGAGCCCGGAGGCTCTCTGAAATGGTTCCATGTATGTGTGTCTATGTGTGGAGGGTCCATTCGCCACCCTTACCCCTTGATCTGGACCTCCTGAATCGATCAAAACGATCGGTGGTatgttttttctcatttcgttttccacttttcGTACTCCGAAACCTGTTCAGGTTTGATGGGTTCGATTATTGTGTTATGAGAAGCTGAGcatcatattttttatttgcactacACTTTGGCCGTTTTATTccaattaatttattgatttcttcCCTATCAAATGATTACTCAAACATACGCTCTATCTCATATATAAACACATGTTCCAGGTGCACAGTCAGCGTGACTTCCACAAACCGCTTGCCTCTAACATCTCCTAAATTGTAGCAAACCAAACCGCACTCAGTGGCCACAACTATTGTCTCCAATGCTTTCAACGCAAAAGCCACCATCGTCATATCGCAACCTAGCAGCTCAAGGATTTAAGCTTTTGTGCAAATCGCATCAAAGGCGTGAAGCGCGTCTGTGTCCTTAATCGTGACCTTTCCAGTGAACGCCTTCACCATGACCACCGGGAGAGGTCGAAAAGGGAAACATAATCGAACATTAATATTGTACCGGTTCCGTTGCTCCAGGCATGACTCAGCGCCATCGCTAACCGCCAAAACTTCCCGTGTCTGGGAAGATGATTTAATCTTAATCTCATCCTGCAGCCCGATTCGGGCCCGAGTCAGCCTACGAGATGAAAGCCTGGACAGGAATTATTCAATTACGTGGCAAGCTTAAGTGAGAGCCCAAAAATGGACGGCCAGGTTTGCGAGTGATCGTGCGGAATCGTGCCGGAATCACGAATGTCTTGTGGATTCAGTTGAATTACTCGGACGGCCGCATCCTCTGCGCCATCGGTCAGTAATTAACGAAAACACATTACTTGCTGTGTCGTTGACGTACGatggaggtttcggtttttttttctgttttatcaTTTCTCTGCCGAATCATTAACATCCATCTGATAAATTGTTTTGCTTGTGCAGAAagcgccaaaaacaaaacggtgaATGTAATCACTACATCAACGAAGCACAAATCAAACGTACGCTTCTTTGAATGAGCTAACGGATTGATCCCTTAATTCTCGCTCTTAACCAAGCCTTGGGAAATTGATCGATTTTATCGGGGTATGATAATCTGACCGGTAAATGAGTGGGGATTGGGAAATGAGTACGTTTCCATACTGCATTATCTCTTTGCGCGGATGCGAAATGATTTTATCCAAAACGATATTTCCATCAATTTATcgaaaaatatacacaaaacggaaccggttgagtgtttttaatggAAATTGTTCTCATGAAAGCATCAAACGATTGCATGGATCCATAATTTCAACGTACTGTTTTCACCACCAGcaattttttcattaaaatatagTGTCTTTATGTTTACAAAGGTATTTGATCGTAATTGACATGATCGTATCATATTTGCTACTCTCacgatgaaaatatgaaacacaaaatgcacaaaatattcCTAACCGATCATTTGAAAcctaccaggcgtctccatcgctctcaacaaccaggcgtctccatcgttcGCACGATCTTGTGTCGCACATCAAACGGTGAAtaaattgatggaaaatgtaCAACATTAGAGCTAGCAAACGCCGGTACCAATGCTAGAAATTAGCTTTGTTAGACCTTCCACTCGTTGCTGGCGTCTTGCCTGTGTTGTTTCACAAGCagcttccaaaaaaaaaaacggcaacacaAAAACGATACAACAAACGACGGTTCGATCGGATGCTCGAGGCAACAGCGGAAAAATGTCCGacaatggaagaaaaagtCAAGCAAGGGGGAGAGCTTTTCCCAGAACACGCCACTTCCTGtgggaatgtttttcttttccggtgGGCCACTCTCGAAACAAGGcgtagcgaaggaaaacggtAAACGAACCGATGCCATTTTCTCGTAAGTGTCGCTTTTCCGAGTGCTGACGTAAAGTTAATCGTTCACTCGTCTTGCAGCAACGACGGGTAGGGCGAAACGGGTTCTAACGCACACCGGAATGGGCGGGATGAAATGTTTGAACTTGATTTAATTTCGATCAGCAGCGCGAGTATTTGAACGTGTGCAAAAATAGACTGCCTTACCTAAACAGTATtgcaacgagagagagagagagagagagagagagagagaggggaaaaaaactcgATACAAAACGAAAGCCGGAAAACGGAATTTAACGAATAATGCACCAGCGATAGCGCGTGCCACAACGATAGCACCACGCCACGGCAAACTCGTACTCGAGTGGTGGTCGAGATTTTGCACCCGATCAGCATAATTTCATGATAATTTTATGGTAATGCTAAACGGATAAACCTTCCACAACCGGCAAACCGATTGTGGTAACTGCTAGCGGCGGCAAGCTTCCGAGGCACGCCGGGAACGAAGGAAACATCTAACGCTCTACGAGGCTCTATCGCAGAAGGACCCACGGGACGAAACGCCGGATGATCACACCTCCCGAGAGCGTGTTTTCCAGTGGTCCACTGCGGCATTCAATATGCGGCCGAAACGGTCGACGAAAGGGGCTACCGGTTTGCCTAGTGAGGCGGCACGTACCGTACGTAGCCGTACCGAGGATTCGATCAAAGCAAGAACCACGAACGTGGGCCACACGAAATCCTCAAAACATCGCAACGAAGGCCAAGTGCGCGGTTACAATGCTTCCTTAACCCGTCGGTAGTGCCCTGCTTTTCCGAAAACGGGAACCGCTTTCGAGTACGGAGAGCGATGGGTTAAGGAAACCCGGAAACTCCCTCAGGACGCGCCCaggcgtggaaaatgcttaCGCGAGTACCGAATGTGTTGGCCCGTTCCGAGAAgagtgtggaaaatgaaggaaaaaaatgaacaaacgaacgaacgaaaggcaATCGCATTTTCCGGTCAAATAAACAACTGCCAGAACGCCATCGATGAATgtaaagcagcagcagcagcagcagaagtgcCGTTCGCGGCCCGGCCCCGAAAGCCAACGAGCTTTTTCCGGTGTACATGCGCCAATATCGGGCAGGAAAAACATACGCCTCACTTGGATTGGGGAAAAGCAACTAAGGGCACAAATGAATAAGCCCAGGCAATAAGCAAACCGCCGTAAGGGGACGAGGAACTGGCAACGGCAACTAGCAAACCCACTGCAAAGGATCTGTATCTAGCTTAAACTCCTTCAGCAGGACCGGGAACTGCGAAAGCTTTCCGTTACGCCGTTGCCCACACACTACACGGACAGGACGACGCACGAACGAAAGGAGCAATTTTGCGGGttgattctttattttttttatgttggtttttgcGTGCATCCGTTTGACTTTGCTCAAATtggatgcttttttatttgtttttgttttctctctctcttgtccCTCCCACCTTTTTCTTCGTCATTCCCGTGGGGTTGCGTGCAAAGTCTTATCCCATcccgaaaggaaaaagcttTTTATTCTTATGCGCACTATCGGAACGAAACGATTGCACTATTACCGGTCGAGCGAACACTGGCCAGTCAGACTTCAAACGGTGGTTCGATCAGTAGAGGGgtcggggggtggggggtttcGATTACAATCGGAACATTCGGCGAGCGAGTTTCCGCTTGGGGAATGCGAAATTATATCATCCAACCGGATCTCGGTTCGATCGTACCGTTCTCGAATATTGAACGCAGCTCGTCCTGTGACGGTGAAGCCCAACCGGCGGCatggctttttttgctcttcattaAGCTACACTGACGATGAAATGCGATACGAAGTAACACAACACAGCGCTACCGCTTATTAATCAACCTCAGCTCTCGTTCGTAAAAATGTAATTCTGATAAAATGAacgcaaggttttttttttgccgaatgGCAGCGCTTAACAACGGGGAAAGAAATGATCCAGAATCGATGTTCGCATCAAACGTCATCAATAAAACAATCACATCCCATTTACACGCGTTTGATGTGAATATTTAACCGTAAAACGGGCGCATTATTTTTGTGATGTACTCGCATCCATTTTTCATGTGATATTCATTCGACATTACCTGCGAAACACTCGGTGCTGCTCGGTGCAGAGCAGGCtatgaaacgagaaaaaaaaacaaaggaaaaaaacatgctgcAGCACTGTAGAGATGGCCGGCGACACTGAGCGCATAAAGCAGTGGTTATCTGCCCGATTGCAAGCTGTTTGCCACTGCAGTACGGTGACGTGGTGGCTCACGTTCCGGGCGTGCAAATtgcaacaataaaaagcaCACATGTCCGCGTCGCCATCGTGGCGTAATTCAAACAGCAGACGAAAAGCTACTACCCCCCAGAGTcgagaaaaacaaccctccaggtgagagagagagagagagagcgatgcAACAGACGCAATCCGTACAAGTGTCTGGCCGATTATACGGTCACGCTTAGCGAATCGTATTTAGAGGACGTagtaaattatgtttaaattttcgTAGGCACAGAAAAACGCCCTCCGGGAAAGCGACGGCCGTGCGTCGGAAAAACACAATCTCGGCGCTCTATCACGCTTGCTCGTATCAGCTTAGGCATCGTATACGATAGCAGCCCGCAGGACGAGTGTCCCATTCCCAAAAGccctagtgtgtgtgtgcccccaCGGAGCCAATTAAATGCAACACCATCGgcgaaaaggacacccgaGCTTAGCCAGCGTTTTAGTGTGTCGGGTATTATACTGTTTTACCCGTTCATTTTTAGTtacggtggtttttttttcttcggacCTTCTTCTTCCACCAATTGTGCTCGTTCATCCTGCGACAAAGTCGTTCGCAAATGCTTCACGACCGTGGCCTGGCAGCCAAACAATGAAAGCCCGAAAGAGGGGACATTTTTCTAGCCCTAACGTCGAGAAAGTGTGCACCGAATGGTGCTTTTCTTCTACCACCAGCCAACGGAGATGAACGGTGCATTCCGGTCAATTTGCCGGTTGTCTGCTTCTTGCCGTGTGTGTCCGCGTGCCACGGCAAGACAAGCTCGAGAATGGAATCTACGTGCCCGCCACTAAACCGGTGCAGATTTAGAGGTGTTGATGCAGCATTATACAGatcgctggttttttttttgttgttgattgcTTTCGCTTTAAAGATGTTCTTACCCAAACCGGTAGTGCGTAAAACTTTAAACGCCGCGCCTGAAATAGTTACCCAATGCTGAGGAGAAGCGCTACGTACATTCATTTACTATTCATTTCTCAATGTTTTCAACCATTCCTAATAACTTTTCCGCAGGGAACGTGCACGTGTGCTAGCgctttttattaaattatgcaacatCCAACCGAGTTTCTCCGAAACAAAGCATCGGAATAATTTTGTTCACTCATGGTCTTTTTGGCTTTCGAAACTAACttagcaataaaaagaaacctaAAACACCCTGTCTTACTAGCAAAAACGCGAAAGTTTGTATCAATGAAAACCCCTGCGTCGCTCCCGCACAATCCTGCACATCCAGGACGAGCGAGCTACGACCGTCCAGCATTGGCATCGATGAAAAACTGCCCCAAACTATCCGGCTTTTCCGTCCAGCTTCCGAACATCTTCTCCCGCACGGTGCTCCACTGGCGTGCGTACTCCACCGACAGCACCTTGACGGCCGTGTAAGAAAGTTTGCCGAAATCGGGCGCTCCGTTTCGCACCGGGGTGCCTTCGACCGGTAGTTCGCTGCTACCTGCCAGCAAAACGGTTGCACTGGGATGTGATATCGCTGCGGTGGACCTTTCCTCGTTGGGCATCGCCGGCTGGCCAAGGTGCCGGTGAAGCGGAACTAAATTATTCAAAGCATCCTTCCCAGCGTCGCTAGTGGTGGTGGCCGAGTGGTGGTACGTACGCGCGAACTGACTGAATAATTCGATTTTGGAAACCTGCAAACGAGCCGCCGGTGTTGCAAGTTTACGCTTTGTCACTCCATGGCGCCGACCCGCAACCTCCACCTCGTGGGACCTGTTTGGCGAGAGAAGTAACCAGATGCAGATGAAACGATTCGTGAGCATAAATAATGAGCAGGCCACCACGGCTTTCCACTCGCTTAATTGCAGAAAGTGAATCAAATTATTAAATCCTGCAGCTGGGAGAAAACCCTTTGCCAGGGGTAAGcgcggcggtggaaaattatagACCCGGAAAATAAATGAGCACGATcacgaaccgaacggaaaagTTCGCCCAGCTTCCAATCATAAACCCGCGTGAGCAACAGCGGCCAAGGAGGAATATGAAAGCTTTCTCAACGAAGGTAACTGAAAAGCAACTAAGCCAACACTACACAGGATGGTgtaaatggaggaaaaataatgaCCCAACATTAATTACTATTAACAGGGATTATTAAATCGAGAACAGCAAACAGAAGCACGCGACAAACGGATTCGATTCGTGTTTTGCTCTCCCTATTCTTGGCTTTCCCCGACCGCATTGCAGCAGCAATGCCCAAGACAAATTGCACTTGGCaccctttcttttttgctctcgagCATCGCCAACGACACGAACCTGGCAAGCGGCAATCCCGCAATCGTAATCGTGCGAGAAGTAATTATTTACTGGCCGCCTTACCTCTGCACGGAGCCATCCGACAAAGCGAATGGCATCCGGGAGGTATTATATCCGTGGAAACAGAGTAATTGACACGCGGATCCTTCAACAGGAAAAGTAATATCGACACGACGAATGCAAGTTGATTCTAGGGGTTCTTGTGTTGAAAACAAATGATCGTGAATCGACAGCGTTGGCCTGTGTGAAGataaatggaggaaaaatgcaGTGCAACCGCGCTTGGTGACACGAATCCATTAAATCACACGACGAACTATCGCAAAATTTCAAATCTAATTATAGTTTCTCCACTACTTCTCGAAGAAGAATTTAAAGGTTCTAATCCCCTTTCGGCAAAGTTTGGCCAAAGAAAGTTTTAATCAAAACGTTCTTGTGTACTACAACGCTTTACAATAGTTTACTTCTTACCTTACAGCAACATCACACCAAATAATCCCACAGGGCGATGGTTGATATTTTCCGGTCCCCGCAGGAAGCTTCCGATTCTTGCGAAACTTAAACATTCGCCCGTTGTTCGCCGCAAACACCGCTGGGCAGCCTCGATGGAACGGTGCTTGAAGGATTCCGGCCGACCATGGATCAAAGCGTCTCCAGATTGCTCGCTCGATAGCCGCTACCGAATGGTCTGTTCCGTCACAAAGCACCACGCTCTCGAGATATATCGGTTGGTCTAGCAGGTGCATCAGCAAGCTCCCCTGAATGCCAAGCACGTTCCAACGAGCCAGCTTATCGCTGCACGAAACGGAAAGCGTTCGTATTCCACGGCCCGGCTTTGTCCGTACCTGACCGATAGTTTGTGCCATCGAGTCCCCTACTGGACCTTGCTGAAGTAACTTTCCACCCGTCATACCTACAACACGTTTCTCATCTTCGCTAGCTCCAATGCAACTCCCAATATCTTCCTCATTTGCTAAAGCTTCTTTACGTGGCTTTTTCTCCGGAGGCATTTCACAGCTCGCGGTTTCACAGTCCGCTTCAAATATACTCGCATCACCACACGGACTATGggtagtaaaaaaatgaaacaaatgaccTTCTTTTAACGTAAATTTTACGCTCTCCGACAAGTTGTGCCTCTTGAAAATGCTTTGCTTTTGCCCCTCACTAGCGGCATCGATTTGTTCGAGCAAATAGCGCAGAAATCCTCGCCTGGCTAAAACCTCCGCATGGCTATCGTTCACGAGGTCGCCCCGAGAACTGAGCTCGCTACCTCCTAAGCATTTCGTGCCGGTTCCTAGGGCTACTACTTGCAGCTCGCTACTACTATCatatgatttttctttttgagctTTCGAGCGATCCAGCACAATCGCCGAGAGGATTGTCCATTCAAATGTCTCGTCCGGTTTACCAGTTTTCGGGAGGCTTTCATACTTTGCCAAACATACCTCAGAAATGCGGTTTGCTAAAGTAATATCCATTTCTCTTGGAGTGTTTTACACGCCTGCTGGCCTGTGCTGCTAATGTTCCTTATCTGCTAATCAATGTTAGGCAATCACCATATTGTACATGAATTAAATTCATAAAGTTGCCACTAAAAAAGGCACCTAACACAAAGCCATACccttgcgtttttttacggAAACTCTTTTAACATACGAAAGGCACCTTCCCACGACTTCTGACAATTTAAAGCTAATACAGGCAATTTAAACGACCGTCTCGGGGTTCCAGGCAAACTTTTGACCTACGCTCTCTCGCAAACTGTTCAACTGATGCATCTCCTTTGCCGGAATTTCAAAATCCAGCGCAACGTTTTCCTCAATGTGATTGCGCGAACGAGCCTTCGGTAGAATGCCGATATCCTGCTGGACCGCCCAACGGAGAAGCACTTGGGCAGGCGTTTTCTGTAGGCTACTCGCAACAGTTTTAACTTTAGAATCGTCTCGAAGCTCGGTGGTATTAGACGAGCCGAGGGACGAATATgcttgaagaaaaatattctCCTGACGGCAGTACTCCAACAACTCCGGCTGGTAATAGTAAGGATGCCATTCAAcctaaaataaacacaataGAATGGTGTAACTATGAGTGCTCTATGATCGATACTGACGACACATGGACGTGGATTATTTTCTTCCCAGACAGTCCCGTACCTGATTAACAGCCGGAACAACCCCCTTGCAATCTTCAAGCATCTCTTTTAAATGCTTCACCGTATAGTTCGACACACCAATCGATCGTAGGCTACCTTTGCGTTGCATCTTGCACAACGCATTCCACGTGGCCATTCGATATTTGGCGTTATCAGGATGAGTTACTTGCATTCCTAGACAGATAATGGTACGATTCTGAGCATCGAACAAACATCGACGATGAATCTAGAAACTTACCACTCACGCCCGGCCAGTGAATGAGGTATAGATCGAGATATTCAGTTTGCAAATTGGCGAGAGACTTTTGCACCATCTGTTCCACAAAATCTTCGTCTTTTCCCGCTTGAGAAACTACAATTCAAACAACAGTCGAGGGTATTGCATGCGCCAGGAGAAAGAACATCAAATCTGTGCAGATTACTTACTCAACTTGGAGGTGATAAAAATGTCTTCACGTTTCAGATCATATTTAGGCAGTAACGTTTTCAGAGCATTCCCAATATACTCCTCGTTGCGATAAACAACTGCTGTATCTGTTTCGAGCAAAACAATGTTAAAGACATGATGAAAATTATCGATTCACACCACcacgtggaaaactatttccaTACGAACCGATGTGTCGATAGCCAGCGCGTAGAGCATAATCCAGTACTTCATAAATTAGCTCCTGGCCGTGGATTTGAAACGTTCCAACTAAAATGAAAAGCAAGAGAGCAAGCATAAGTCTCTATGGCGGGTATTTCGCAATTTTTATCAATGGTTCGAAAAACAATCCCCTATCGGAACCATATTCAATGGGTTCACAAAGACCGAGGGGTGCAAAAGAAAtcttgaaatttaaattcaaccGTATGAATAAGTAATGGCTAGAGGAGGTTTGAGAACCAAGGGCAATGATACCGAATGTTACCGGAATTACCAGAGGTGAGATCGTTTCGTCTACTTACAGCCAACAAGCGGGATCGTGAAACCAGTGTTCAATTTGTATGTTCGATTCATCGTGCCAGATGATTGTG encodes:
- the LOC128725880 gene encoding uncharacterized protein LOC128725880 — translated: MNRTYKLNTGFTIPLVGFGTFQIHGQELIYEVLDYALRAGYRHIDTAVVYRNEEYIGNALKTLLPKYDLKREDIFITSKLISQAGKDEDFVEQMVQKSLANLQTEYLDLYLIHWPGVSGMQVTHPDNAKYRMATWNALCKMQRKGSLRSIGVSNYTVKHLKEMLEDCKGVVPAVNQVEWHPYYYQPELLEYCRQENIFLQAYSSLGSSNTTELRDDSKVKTVASSLQKTPAQVLLRWAVQQDIGILPKARSRNHIEENVALDFEIPAKEMHQLNSLRESVGQKFAWNPETVV
- the LOC128725176 gene encoding tRNA-specific adenosine deaminase 1 yields the protein MDITLANRISEVCLAKYESLPKTGKPDETFEWTILSAIVLDRSKAQKEKSYDSSSELQVVALGTGTKCLGGSELSSRGDLVNDSHAEVLARRGFLRYLLEQIDAASEGQKQSIFKRHNLSESVKFTLKEGHLFHFFTTHSPCGDASIFEADCETASCEMPPEKKPRKEALANEEDIGSCIGASEDEKRVVGMTGGKLLQQGPVGDSMAQTIGQVRTKPGRGIRTLSVSCSDKLARWNVLGIQGSLLMHLLDQPIYLESVVLCDGTDHSVAAIERAIWRRFDPWSAGILQAPFHRGCPAVFAANNGRMFKFRKNRKLPAGTGKYQPSPCGIIWCDVAVRSHEVEVAGRRHGVTKRKLATPAARLQVSKIELFSQFARTYHHSATTTSDAGKDALNNLVPLHRHLGQPAMPNEERSTAAISHPSATVLLAGSSELPVEGTPVRNGAPDFGKLSYTAVKVLSVEYARQWSTVREKMFGSWTEKPDSLGQFFIDANAGRS